The Agrobacterium vitis sequence TCCGCGCCAGCGTGCGCGTATCATCAATGTCGCAGGGCTGCGCATAGCCCATGGTCAACACAAGGTCGCGGAACCGATCGACGCCTTCAAGCTTTTTTGGAAACAGCTCCTCACCAATCAACAGCACCGGCACATTGCTCTTTTTAGCAATACCACGCACCAGCTCGATCATGCGCTTGTCGACCAGCTTGTCAGCCTCGTCGATGATCAGCGGGCGCTTTGGGTCGCGGGCCAACAGCCCGATAATCTCGTCTTCAAGGTCAGACAATGTGCCCTTGGGCTGATAGACGCCAAGCTCGGCAAGAATGGAGCGCATCAATTTGGCGCGGGTCCATGTATCCGAGATCTCGATATAGGCGGCGGCTGTCTTGTTCTGGCAATAAAGCGCGGCAACCGATTTGCCGTATCCGGAAAACCCGGCAAACACGCCAAGGTTCGGTTGCAAAGGATGCCGGTTCTGCAGGGAGCGAACCAGACCAAGGCACGCTGCCACGTTCTTGATCGGTGCTGTGTCCCCATTGACATTTTGCGTTGTTTTCGTCATTTTTTCCCTCGTCTTGAATGAAAGTGAATAGAAAGGTCCGGTTGCAGCCGGGCCTTTTTCTTTTGAGCTAGCCGCGCAACGCCGCTTCCAGCCCGAAATCCCCCATGATGTCTCTCCGTGTTTGGTAGTCGCTGCTGCTCTGGCACCGCACGAGTTTGACGGCGACCGCGTCATCGACGATCGCGCCGGAGGCAATCTGTGCCTCGACGCTCAAAGCCCATTTGAACATCCGTGCATCGTCGGAAAGGGCGGCGTCTGGATCGAGGTGGATGACCTTGGAGCCCTTGCGGTGTTCGGCTTCTCGGACGATGGCCGCATGGATTTCAGCGGCCTTTTCATTCAGTGGCTTGACCACTTTCCCCATAGGAGGCGCGGTGACGGCCTCAAGGGCGGCTTCGATCTGTGGCGTCGTGTGCTGCTCTTCACGTTTCGGCAACTGGATGACGTTGGCCTTCTTTGCCTCGCGTTCATCAAATTCGCGCTTGGCGAGTCGGATAGTGCGCTCGATGCCAGATGGGCCTTTCTTAAGGGCGCGGATATCGGCTTTGATTTCCCGTTCCTTCTGGCGGATCAGCTCAGAGGAAATCTCCTTCTGTGCCTTGACGTAAGCCTGCGGGTTGATGTCAGAAAGTTCGGGGCAGATTGCCACATCAAGATAACGGCCATCTTCCGCGTCAAAGACATAGACCTTGCCCATGTCCAACGGGTCCATCCGCACGAACACCTCGGTTCCGACCATGATGGAGCCGGTCAGGTAATAGAAACTGTCGATCTTGATGCCCTGTTTGGTCATCTTGCGCAGGCCGTTCTTACCTGCGACCGGCATCAACAAAGCGTCCATCGCCCGCTCATCAACACGACGAATGGGCGCTACCGACGCCGCAGCAACAGCGTTCGGGCTACGGCCTTTCAAGCCGCCATGTTCGCGTTCGTGATAGCGATACATCAGCCAGTCATCGATATGGCGCTGGAGCTGCTCGGCGGTCAGCGCCACCTCAAACAGATCCCGCTCGTCGGCACCCAGTCGGGCCGAGAAGCTCTTGCGATCTTCAATTGCCTTTCTGTCCGCAACGGAATGACCGACATAGCCCGGCAATTGCACAGCAACTTCATGCTGGAATGTCTTGATGACCCGCTCGACATGGCCCTTCTGTTCGGGGCTGTAGGCATCAGATACGTCCATGGTGATGTCTAGCGACGTGAAGAGCCGCTTGGTGGCAATGGCGACGAAATCCGATCCGTTATCCGTCTTGATAACCTGGGCAGTCCCCCACAAAAGGGTTGCCTTGCGCACCAAAAGGCCAACAGCAGAGGCTCGTGGCGTTTTTGACAAGGTGATGACGAGGCGGCGCGTGGCAATGTCAATGCAGGCGTAGAGGGAGTGGCGTCCGTCAAGGCAGAGCGCATCTACCGGCGATGCATCAATCATCCAGAGTGCATTCGGCTCATCAATATGGCGATAGGTGCCGGTGCCAGACAGCTTCATTGTCGAGCG is a genomic window containing:
- a CDS encoding AAA family ATPase, which codes for MTKTTQNVNGDTAPIKNVAACLGLVRSLQNRHPLQPNLGVFAGFSGYGKSVAALYCQNKTAAAYIEISDTWTRAKLMRSILAELGVYQPKGTLSDLEDEIIGLLARDPKRPLIIDEADKLVDKRMIELVRGIAKKSNVPVLLIGEELFPKKLEGVDRFRDLVLTMGYAQPCDIDDTRTLARTFYPHLTIADDLLAQANSEGEGRVRRIGNSLHAIAEAAAKQGLSEIDLAKYRAGNGKFSRSHLPSRREAA
- a CDS encoding Mu transposase C-terminal domain-containing protein, which codes for MKEWLTARDIAAEKLPDMPDTERGIQLLADRLNWDAHPFARKRQGRGGGMEYRYLLLPLVAQAAYLQRHKTIGIADLPEATDAQETSAVVLTDRARSERDARLAVLAVFDDFLKGVKAKGRPLTTALHHFCMRYNNRSLQVEEWVRKHVGSVSPRSLMRWRAGAKKSVDTLAVDRSKARGGTGLLDTANGGEVRAYILAWIASNPALSAEIIMGYCKDHFGAELVDRNGECKPLPPLRTFQHFIKTLRKDEKVVLTKITNPDKFRSTMKLSGTGTYRHIDEPNALWMIDASPVDALCLDGRHSLYACIDIATRRLVITLSKTPRASAVGLLVRKATLLWGTAQVIKTDNGSDFVAIATKRLFTSLDITMDVSDAYSPEQKGHVERVIKTFQHEVAVQLPGYVGHSVADRKAIEDRKSFSARLGADERDLFEVALTAEQLQRHIDDWLMYRYHEREHGGLKGRSPNAVAAASVAPIRRVDERAMDALLMPVAGKNGLRKMTKQGIKIDSFYYLTGSIMVGTEVFVRMDPLDMGKVYVFDAEDGRYLDVAICPELSDINPQAYVKAQKEISSELIRQKEREIKADIRALKKGPSGIERTIRLAKREFDEREAKKANVIQLPKREEQHTTPQIEAALEAVTAPPMGKVVKPLNEKAAEIHAAIVREAEHRKGSKVIHLDPDAALSDDARMFKWALSVEAQIASGAIVDDAVAVKLVRCQSSSDYQTRRDIMGDFGLEAALRG